The Chloroflexota bacterium genome segment GGTTTCTCGGGCAGGAATAGGTAGGAAGCCCATTGGTTACTCACTGTCAGTAAAACCTGCCAACGTGATTGCTGAGTGCCACCAGTGCCCGACAGGTTTTTTGGTCAGCGCACAGCAAACCGGTCAAAGGAGGTGCCCAATAATTCAGATCAACCAGCTAAGTGAATTTCGACCATCGATCAATTTTGCGAAACACTCTCACACGAGGAGGAGTCAAATACGATGCGTAAGCACCTGTTACCCCTGTCACTGATCATGATTCTTGCTATGCTGTTTTCGGCCTGTGTGCCAGCAGCCCCTGCCCAGCCAGTCGCCGAAGCGCCGGCGGAAGAGGCCCCTGCAGTTGAGGAAGGCCCGGCGGTCGATGAGCTCAACATTCTCTGGGCCCAGTGGGACCCTGCCGACTATCTACAGCAGACAGCCGATCTGTACGAGGAAGAGACCGGCATCAAGGTCAATGTCGTTCAGGAACCCTGGCCTTCGTTCTATGACCTGTTTGCCGCCGAAGTGGCTGCGGGCGGCGATACCTGGGACATGGTGGTTGGCGACAGCCAGTGGATAGGCCAGATGACCAGCGAGGGCCACTATATGGATTTGACCGATTTCCTGAACGAAACCGGCCTGGCGGATAGCGTCGTGCCGGCCACCCTGACCTACTACGGCGAGTACCCCGCAGGCTCCGGCAGCTACTGGGCCTATCCCACCGAGGGTGACGCCGATGGGTGGGGCTATCGCAAAGACTTGTTCGAAGACCCCGACGAAATGGCTGCCTTCGAGGCGGAGTATGGCTATCCCCTGGACGTTCCTGAGACCTATGAGCAGTTCATGGACATTGCCAAGTTCTTCACCCGCCCCAGCGAAGGTCTCTATGGCGTCGGTATCTACACCAAGAAAGCCTACGATGCGATTACCATGGGCGTGGAAAACACGATGTTCCCCTGGGGCGCCGATTGGAAGGACGAAAACAACAACGTGCTGGGCGTCGTGAACTCGCCGGAAGCTGTCGCAGCGCTGGAGTACTACAAGGAGCTGTACGACTGCTGCCAGGGACCTGGGCTGAGTGATGCCTTCTTCACCGAGGTCAACGACGCGATGATCAATGGATCCATCGCCATGGCCATGAATTACTTTGCTTTCTTCCCGGCGCTGGTCAACTCGGGCACCAACCCCGACTACTACGACAAGATAGGCTTCTTCGCCAATCCCAAGGGACCAGACGGACACGGTGGCGCTGCCCTGGGTGGACAGGGTCTGAGCGTTGTCTCCCACGTCAGCCCGGAACGCCAGCAGGCTGCTCTGGACTTCATCGAGTGGTTTGGCCAGGACGATATCCAGGCCAAGTGGGCTGAGTTCGGTGGCTACACTACCAACTCGAAGGTGTTCGAATCTGAGGAGTTCCTGAATGCCACGCCCTACAACCGGGCATTTGCGGACACCATGACCTTTGTCAAGGACTTCTGGAACATCCCGATCTTCGGACAGCTCCTGGAGATCACCCAGCGTGAGTTTGGCAAGTATATCATCGAGGGTGAAGGTACAGCTCAGGAGGCCATGGATACCATCGCAGAGGAGCACGACAAGATCCTGCGCGATGCCGGCTATATCACCGAATAGCGGCTGAAGGTTTCCCACACAAAGGCTGGCCCAGTCGCTTGGGCCGGGCCAGCCTTCTGGCCGACATTTCATACTCCCCGACAAGGAACCTCAATCATGAGCGTAGCCCAAACGCAAACCGGCACGCCCCAGGTGCAACAGGAACGGCGGCGACGAGGTCTCAGCGACCGGGCCATCATCAGCCTGTTTATCTGGCCGACTTTGATCCTGCTGATTGCGTGGAACGTTTTCCCTCTCTTTTACAGTCTGTTTCTCTCTTTTACCGATTATTCCGCCATCTCACGCCAGGCGCCAACCTGGGTCGGCGTACAGAACTACATCGATATTCTCTCCAGCGACCGGCTTTGGGGTTATTTCTCCACCACTGGACGCTATACCGTTGTGGCTGTCGGTTTTGAGACCATTCTCGGCTTCACGCTGGCCATGCTGATCAAGGAAAAATTCAGGGGGAGCGGTCTGATCACTACCCTTATCCTGATTCCGATGATGCTTTCACCCGTGGTGGTGGGGCTGTTCTGGAAGCTGATGTACAATCCAACCTTTGGCTATTTCAACTACCTGCTTGGCTTCACAGACCCCACCAGGGCTCCAGACATGCTGGCGGGTCGGTTTGCCAATCAGCCAGTGCCCGACCTGGCCTTATGGTCAGTGGTGCTGGTGGATATCTGGATGTGGACGCCATTTCTCATGCTGCTGTCGCTGTCGGGGCTAAAGGCGATTCCGGAATACCTCTACGAAGCTGCTGTGATCGACCGGGCCAGCTCGTGGTTCCAATTTTGGCGCATAACACTTCCCCAGGTAATGCCGCTGTTGCTTATCGGTGTCCTATTCCGTACCATCGACGCCCTCAAGTCCTTTGATCTGGTCATGGGCATGACCAGCGGCGGACCTGGGGATCAAACTGAGTTGATTGCCGTCAATCTCTATCGCCAGGCGTTTCTCGGCCAGTTCCGGACCGGTGATGCCAGTGCTTTGGCCTATATCATCCTGATTATCATCATTTCCGTCAGCAATCTATTGATCCGGGCGATCAACCAGGGCAACACAGAGGGTTAAGGCCATGTCAGATTTTTATGAAAGCGGACCGGATTACGAGGTTACAGAGTCAATTCGGGTGGACAAGGTCAGTCCAAGCGCGCGCCGGCGAGGTCGTCTGCGAGCTCTGATTGTGCTGATTATCGCCATCATCATGTTGATCCCAATTTTTGTCATGATGATGACCGCCTTCAAGACCCGGGCCGAGGTCGTTTCAGTGCCGCCCAAGGTCTTCTTCGAGCCATCGCTGGAGGGCTTTGTCTTCCTGTTGACAGAGCGGGCGGTGGTCCCGCCAAATCGCATCGAGGAGTTTGAGCGCGCGGCAGCAGAGGGTAACCTGACCATGTTCGAGCAGGTTGCCTTCGACAGCGGCCAGGAGATCACTGGGCCGAGCGACTATATCAGGCGTCTGATGAACTCGGTGATCATTGCCGGGTTATCGACTTTGATATCGGTGGTATTGGGGTTTTTCGCAGCCTACGCGTTCAGCCGGTTCACCATACCTGGAGAGAACGATATTCTTTTCTTCATCCTGAGTACCCGTATGCTGCCGGCCGTGGTGGTCACGATTCCCTTGTTTCTGATGTACCGGCAGCTTGGCCTGCACGATACTCACATCGGTATGATCCTGCTTTACACGGTTTTCAACCTGTCCTTCTCGGTCTGGCTGCTGAAAGGTTTTATCGACGAGATTCCCAGGGAATATGAGGAGGCAGCTTTGGTGGATGGCTATACCAGGATGCAGACCGTGTTCAAGATCGTTTTGCCCCAGGCCATGACCGGCATCGCAGCCACCACCGTTTTCTGTCTGATCTTTGCCTGGAACGAGTATGCCTTCGCCCTGATGCTCACCAGCAACACCGCTCGCACGGCGCCACCGAGTATCGCGACCATGTTGGGTCGCGGCGGCATCGAGTGGTCTGCCATCGCGGCCGGCAGCCTTGGCTTTTTGATCCCTGTGGTCATTGTCGTTTTTCTGCTTCGCGACTACCTGGTGCGCGGAGTTACCTTCGGCGCCGTACGCAAATGACGGGCTGGGTTGCTCATATCATCCAGGAAATGAACCAATGGCAACAATAGAACTTCAAGATGTAGAGAAGAAATTCGGCGACAATCACGCCGTGAAACCGATGAACCTGACCATCAATGATGGCGAGTTTGTTGTGCTACTGGGCCCTTCGGGCTGCGGAAAGACTACCACGCTTCGTATGATCTCAGGGCTGGAGGCGGTCACCGGCGGCACGATTCTGCTGGACGACGAAAACGTGACGTGGCATCACCCCAGCGACCGGGACATGGCTTTCGTCTTCCAGCTTTACGGCCTGTATCCCCACATGACCGCACGCGAGAACATTGCGTTCCCGTTGAAAGCCGAGCGCCTGCCCCGAGACGAAATCGAGAAGCGCGTCTCTGAGGTTGTTGATCTCCTGCATATTGAACACCTGCTTCGGATGAAGCCTGGCAAGCTGAGTGGCGGCGACCAGCAGCGTGTCGCCCTGGCTCGCGCGCTGGTGCGCCGCCCGGCGGCTTTTCTGATGGATGAGCCGCTGGGTGCCCTCGATGCGGATTTCCGGGAGAGCATGCGCGCCGAGATCAAACAGCTTCACATCGACCAGAACGCCACCACAGTTTATGTTACCCACGATCAGATCGAGGCGATGGCCATGGGCGATCGCATCGTCGTCATGTCCGACGCCGAGATTCAGCAGGTCGGGACTCCGGCAGAGGTTTATTTCGATCCCTCAAGCCTGTTCGTCGCCCGTTTCATCGGCAGCCCCGGTATGAATCTGGTGACCGGACACTTCGCCGAAGGCGTTGTCGATCTGGGCAACCACAATCGTTTTTCCGTGCCTGCCGGGTGGCACCGTGATCTGGTGCGCGAGTTGGGAGGTGAAGGAAATGTCATCCTGGGTTTCCGTCCGGAAGCTGCGATCATTTCCGACGACGGGTCGTTGGTCGGCGATGTATACGCCAGCGACCTGATGGGCGCATTCACCATGCTGCATGTCAACATGAACGAGGAAGACATCGTTCACCTGAGGTCAGATCGCTCCAGGTTGTTCCCTACCGGTACGACGGTACGGTACGATGTGGATCCAGGGATGGTGCGTTTCTTTAACCCTGACACCGAAGAAGCGATCGTTCGGAGGTAGGGCCATGACCAATGTCAAGCTGCAAAACATGGTAAAAACGTTCTCCCGTGTGACTGCCTTGAACGATGTTTCCTTCGACGTCAGGGACGGTGAGTTTTTTGTACTGCTCGGCCCGACTGGCGCCGGCAAGACCACCACGCTTCGGGTGATTGCCGGGTTGGAGGACCTGGATTCGGGCGACATCTTTTTCGACGGTGAGTCGATCGCCGGGTATACCCCTGCGGATCGCGATGTTGCTTTTGTGTTTCAGCAGTACTCACTCTATCCAACGATGACGGTCTACGATAACCTGGCGTTTCCACTGAAGGCACCTGTTCGAAAGTTTAGCAAGCAGGAAATTTATCAGCGGGTTACCGATGTGGCCGAGATGTTGCGAATCTCCCACCTGCTGGACCGAAAAACGGCCAAGCTCTCCGGTGGTGAAATGCAGCGAGTGTCCATCGGGCGGGCTATCGTACGTCAACCGCGGATTTTCCTGATGGACGAGCCCCTTTCCAATCTGGACGCCAAACTACGCGAGGCGCTGCGTGTCGAGCTTCAACACCTGCAGAAGACCCAGAACAGCACGACTCTGTTTGTAACCCATGACCAGATCGAAGCGCTGACGATGGCCGATCGCATCGGAGTTCTAAACCTGGGCGAATTGGTCCAGGTCGGATCACCTGAGGACATTTACGACCGGCCGGCGACTACTTTCGTGGCACAACTGGTGGGCACTCCCCGGATCAATCTCGTGAGCGCAACGCGCAGCAATGGCAGGTTGCAGGTGAAGGACTCTGATCTGGACCTGGCCGTGCCACCATTGGATCTCCCGCAGGAATTCCTGCTGGGTGTGCGGCCTGAGGATGTCAAGATTGCTCCAGCAGCCAAGTTTACGGGCGAGATTGTGCTTTCCGAACCCTTGGGTGTGGAGACCATTCTGCACATACGTACCGGTGAAATGACTATTCTGAGCCTGATTCCCGGTATCACCGATGCAAGAATCGGTGACCAGGTCCGCTTCGACTTTGCCAGGGAACGCCTGCATTTCTTTGACGAAGAGGGCAAACGGATTCAGTAACGGGGCAAAGGAGAACCACTATGAGATTCGGTGTAAATACCTGGGTTTGGACGTCACCGCTCACGACGGCTGAGTTGGAAAGGCTGGCGCCGCACGTCGCCGGGATGGGTTTCGATTGGATCGAGGCACCGCTCGAAACCGTGGGAGACCTGGACTACGTGCGGGGTGCTGAGATCATCCGCGAGAATGGCCTGGGCGTAAGCACCTGTGCTGCCATGGGCCCTGATCGTGATCTGATTCATCCCGACCCTGCGGTTCGCGATAATGGCATGAACTACGTCCGGGCGTGCATCGAAGCGACGCAAGTCCTGGGTGCCACTAACCTGGTAGGGCCGCTCTATTCGGCCGTTGGTCGCACCTGGGAGATGACTGCCGGGGAACGGGCACGGGATACCGACCTGTTGGTCGAAAATCTCAAGTCGTTGGCAGCATACGCCGCCGATCACGGCGTCGTTCTGTGCCTGGAACCACTGAATCGCTTCGAGACCAGCTTCATCAATCTGGCCGATCAGGCCATAGCAGTGGTTGATCGTGTGGATAGTCCAGCCTGTCAGATATTGCTGGATACCTTTCACATGAACATCGAGGAGAAATCTCCAGGCGATGCCATTCGAGCTACCGGGACGCGTTTGAAACATCTACATGCCTGCGGCAACGATCGCGGCTCTCCAGGCAGCGGCAATATCGACTGGGTGGATATTGCCCAGGCGCTGGAAGAGATCGATTTTGAAGGTCCGGTGGTGATCGAGTCATTTACGGCCAAGGTCAAGAGTATTGCCCGGGCTGCCGCGATCTGGCGTTCACTGGCGCCCACGCAGGATGCGCTGGCCCAGGATGGACTGGTGTTTTTGAAGGAACTGTTTTCGTGAGCAACCATGGGGCGTGACGCCTGAAACGTGTTGCGAACCTCTACGATAAAATACTTTGCAAGGAGCAACTATCATGGGACGACCGGTTACACTATTCACCGGCCAGTGGGCAGATCTAACCTTTGATACGATCTGCGAGAAGGCCAAATCCTTTGGCTACGATGGCGTCGAGATCGCATGCTGGGGCGACCACTTCGAGGTCGACAAAGCGCTGGAAGATGACGCCTACCTGCAATCGCGCCGGGATATTCTTGACAAGCATGGCTTGCAGTGTTTTGCCATCAGCAATCACCTCGCCGGCCAGGCGGTGTGCGATCGAATAGATGAACGCCATGAGAGTATTCTGCCACCGCGGATATGGGGCGACGGCTCGCAAGATGGCGTGCGCTCCCGCGCCGCCGAAGAGATGAAGAATACTGCCCGCGCCGCGGCAAAGTTTGGCGTGGACGTGGTGCCAGGCTTCACCGGGTCACCCATCTGGCACATGGTTTATTCCTTCCCTCCCAATCCCCCCGATTTTCTGGAGAAGGGCCTGACTCTCTTCGCCGAGCTGTGGACACCCATCCTGGATGTGTTCAAGGAGCAGGGTGTGAAGTTTGCCCTCGAGGTACATCCAACCGAGATTGCCTTCGACATCGCCAGCGCCGAGAGCGCCATCGAGGCCCTCGATGGACACAGTGCGTTTGGCTTCAACTACGACCCGAGCCACTTCGGCTATCAAGGCGTGGATTATGTTGGATTCATTCGCAAGTTTGCCTCCCGCGTCTTCCACGTGCACATGAAGGACGTGTACTGGTCTTCGGGTCCCATGGAAGCTGGCGTTTTTGGTGGCCACCTCAACTTCGGTGACCCGAGGCGCTTCTGGGACTTCCGCTCCGTCGGTCGGGGCTCGATCGTTTTCGAGGATGTCATTCGCGCCTTGAACGATATTGGCTACGATGGACCTCTCTCGGTGGAATGGGAGGATGCCAGGATGGACCGCGAGCATGGCGCCACCGAGTCGGCCGCCTTCGTGCGCAATCTGGACTTTGAACCGGCGGCTGTGGCGTTCGATGCTGCTTTTGCATCCGACTCTGAGTCTGACCTGATCAGCCCGCAGGAATACGTGGAACGACGATAAGCAAGGAGACAATCATGAGCGAAGATACTGGTTTCACCACCATGGCAGGTCCGGCGGCTGAGGGGGAAGCACCGGAGATCGGCGTGGGAATGCTGGGCTATGCCTTTATGGGCAAGGCACACACGAACGCATACAAAACCATTCCCTATATGATGTATCCGCCGCCCGCGATTCCCAGGTTGGTAGCGATTTCGGGGCGCAATGAGGTGGCTGTGGCGCAGGCAGCCAGGCGCTATGGCTACGAAAAGTATTACACAGACTGGCGGGATATGATCGAGGACCCCGATGTCCAGATGTTGGATAACGGTGGTCCCAATAATCTACATGCCGGTCCCGCCGCGCTGGCTGCCCAATACGGCAAACATGTCCTGTGTGAGAAGCCGTTAGCCCGCACCGCGGACGAGGCCAGGGCGATGTTGGACGCGGTTGAGAAAGCCGGCGTCAAACATATGACGGCCTTCAACTATCGTTTTGTGCCCGCCATTCGACTGATTCGCAATCTGATCGATCAGGGTAAACTGGGTCGCATCTATCACTTCCGCGCCGTGTACCTTCAGGAGTGGATCATGCCCCACTATGGCACACCCAAGATCTGGCGCCTGAACAAGGAAGTGGCCGGCAGTGGTGCCCTGGGCGACCTGGGTGCCCATATTATCGACCTGGCCCACTATCTGGTGGGCGGTATCAGCTCGATTGCCGGTATGACCACTACCTTCATCAAGGAGCGGGACAAGGAAGAGGGTGGCACTGGCGTTGTCGATGTGGACGATGCGTTTGCGGCTGCCATGGAGTTCGAAAATGGGGCTCTGGGCACCCTGGAGTGTTCGCGCTTTGCTGCCGGCCGCAAAAACTATAACAGCTTCGAGATCAACGGTGAAAAGGGAAGTGTGCGTTTCAACATGGAGCGCCTGAATGAACTGGAGGTCTTCTGGGTGGGCGAAGAGCCGAAGGAAACTCAGGGTTTTCACGTGATCAACGTCTCCGAGGGCTATCATCCCTGGTGGGGCAATTGGTGGCCTCAGGGACATATCATCGGCTGGGAGCACACCTTCGTCCATGAAATCACGCATTTCCTCGATGCTATCGTCAATGACAAGGACGTTGGGCCTCACGGGGCCACGTTTGAGGATGGGTATCGTTGTAACGTCGTCTGCGACGCGATTGCCGAGTCGCAAGAGACCAGAAGACATATCGACATAAAGTACTAGCTAATTGTCAATGGCTGAGAACTTGACTAAGGATTGATCATGGAGAAAAGACGACCTCACGTGCCGAAAGGCCTTCTCATCGCCATCCCTGTTTTTTTGGTCCTGGGTGTGATCGCGGGTCCTATCATCCGTGCTCTTGTACCACCCGAAAAGTTGGCTTCCAACATCCTTCTCTATGGCCTTCCTTTTATCTTGGTGTTTATTGGTATCCTTCTGGCCTACATTTCCTTTATCTGGGCTGTGGCCAGCGTGCTGAACAACAATGTATCTGCCCGAACCTTCAAGTGGATCGAACGGATAGCCATCGCGGGCATCCTGCTGGGCATTTTTTGCATATTCCAGCCCTGGATATTTGGCCTCTTCGGCCGCGGCTTTGTGCTGCTGTTGGCTTCCCTGCTGTTTTACATTCTGTGGAGCCATATTGTGGCCAAACCGATTGAGGATGAGGAAGTCCAGGCCTTGCCGGGTACGTGAGACCACCCAGGCTGCTTTCTTTGTACTGTGTTGCACTCATTCGCTCCGGGTTCGGAGTCGAGGCTGCGCACAGCCTGGACGCCTGAAAAAAAACAGGAATAGAACCCGGTTTCGAGGCTTGAAATGATGTCAGCAAAGAACCTCTTTCTGGGACTCGATGTGTCGACCACCGGTGCCAAGGCACTGCTGGTTGATGAATCGGGACATGTTATTGGCAGCGCGACCAACCTCTTGTCGTTGTCGACCCCCAGGCCCCTCTGGTCCGAACAGGACCCGGAAGACTGGTGGGTCGGAATGGCTGCCAGTATTCGCGAGGTACTGCAGGACAACCAGGTGACAGGCTCATCTGTCGCTGCGATCGGCCTGACCGGCCAGATGCATGGCCTGGTCATGCTCGACGGTGGAGGCCAGGTACTTCGTCCAGCCATTCTATGGAATGACCAGCGAACTGGTCCCCAGTGCGATGAAATCCGCCGGCGGATCGGCAGGCGGCGTCTCATCCGGATCACCGGCAATGACGCGCTACCGGGATTCACAGCACCCAAGATTCTCTGGGTCCAGCAGAATGAGCCTGACCTGTATGCCAGGACCAGGCACATTCTACTGCCGAAGGACTATATCCGGTTTCGGCTTACCGGCCAGTTTGCTGTTGATCGGGCTGGTGGTGCCGGAACCATTCTGTTCGATTTGAAGGACCGCACCTGGTCTGATGAAATGACAGAGGCGCTGGAGATTCCGGCGGCATGGCTGCCGCCGACCTTCGAAGGATCCGAGGTATCTGGTGTGGTCACGGCAGTTGTTGCTGCCGAGACGGGCCTGGCCGAGGGCACACCGGTTGTGGGTGGCGGTGGCGATCAGGCGGCGCAGGCTGTTGGCGTTGGTGCCGTCAAACCTGGCATCGTCGCATTGACTCTTGGAACATCGGGAGTTGTTTTCGCCTCGACGCCGGCGCCACTGATCGAGCCTGAGGGAAGGTTGCATGCCTTTTGTCATGCCGTTCCGGGAGCCTGGCATTTCATGGGTGTGATGCTCAGTGCCGCGGGGAGTCTGCAATGGTATCGTGACCAGTTGGCCCGTGAGATGAGCTTTCCAGACTTGCTTGCCGAGGCGACCGAGGTGCCGCCGGGCAGTGAGGGCCTGTTCTTCCTTCCCTACCTGACTGGCGAGCGCACGCCCTATCCTGATCCGCTGGCCCGGGGGGCATGGGTCGGCTTGACCCTGCGCCACCACCGCGCTCATTTGACCAGAGCCGTGCTGGAAGGTGTCGCCTTCGGTATCAAGGACAGTTTCACCTTGATCCAGGAGGCCGGCCTGGGAGAAGTCGAACAGGTTCGCATTTCCGGCGGCGGCGCTCGCAGCCCTGTCTGGCGGCAGATCATGGCCGACGTGCTTGGTGTTGAGTTGGTAACGGTAAACACCGCCGAGGGCGCAGCCTTCGGCGCGGCGCTGCTGGCGGCTGTGGGTGCGGGAGCTTTTGCTGACGTGCCCTCGGCCTGCGAAAAGACCATACAGATCACCGGCAGCAGCAAACCTGGCGCCGACAGTTGGACCTACCAGCGCTACTATCCACACTACCGGGCGCTCTACCCTGCTCTTTCCAATGAGTTCACCGCTATCGCCGAACTGGTCGAATAATCTGGAGTGAGGTATGGAGGATCTAATGGACAAGTATGGCTATCGGTTTTCATTCGGCCCATGGAACATCCACGAGGGCGCCGACCCCTTTGGTCCACCGGTGAGGCCAGGCGTGGATTTCGACGAAAAGCTGGCGATTCTCAAGGAATTGGGATTCGACGGGATGCAGTTCCACGATGATGACGCCGTGCCTGACCTGGATAATCTGACCGCGCTGGAAATTCGCCAACAGGGTGAGGCCATGAAGGCCAGGCTCGATGACCTGGATTTGGTGGCGGAGTTTGTGGCGCCCAGGCTGTGGGAACATCCAATGACCGTCGATGGCGGGTTCACGGCAAATGATCCGCGTGCCCGGGCGTATGCCATCGAACGAGCCATAAAATGCGCGGACATCTGTCGATATCTGGGAACGGACCTGATGGTTCTCTGGCTGGCCCGGGAGGGCACCTATTTACGCGAAGCCAAGGACGCGGTGCGGGCAACCCACCTGTTGGTGGAGGCGATCAATGCCCTGCTCGACCATGATCCTGATCTTAGAATTGTCATCGAACCCAAACCCAATGAGCCCATGGATCTGGCCTATATTCCGACTATTGGCCACGCTCTGGCGCTGGGTTTCATGGCCAGCGACCCATCCCGGGTGGGTGCGCTGGTCGAATCTGCCCACGCGGTGCTGGCCGGGCTCGATCCAGCCGATGAAATGAGTTTCGCCCTGGCCTTTGACAAGCTATGGAGTGTCCACCTCAACGATCAAAACGGTTTGAAGTTCGATCAGGATCGGTCCTTTGGATCGGTGGACCTGCGCAGGGCCTTCAACCAGGTAAGGGTGTTGGAGGAGAATCGGTTCTTCGACGTGGGCATGGTGGGTCTCGATGTCAAGGCACTACGTACGCAGCCGCCTGATCTGGCGACCAAACACCTGAGCAACAGCTTGAAAACCTTCTTGCGCCTGGTCGAGATTGTGCGCAGGTTGGATCAGGAGAAGATGGACGAACTGATCGTTGCCCGCGACTACGAAGAACTGGACTGGTTGGTCCTGTCTGCATTGATGGGCAATGGATAGTTTGCATCCCTCAGTGACTGGAGTTACGCAGTTTGCACGCAGCGCCTGCGGCCCTGCGCAGGTGTACTGAGTGCGATCGAAGTGCGCGAACGGGTCAAATGCCGCCCTTCGAAGTCCTCCCGGACCGCCGACCTCACGGTCCGCCTGCTGGCGTAGCTCACGCACCGCCTGCTGGCGTAGCTCACGCACCGCCTGCTGGCGTAGCTCACGCACCGCCTGCTGGCGTAGCTCACGCA includes the following:
- a CDS encoding ABC transporter ATP-binding protein gives rise to the protein MATIELQDVEKKFGDNHAVKPMNLTINDGEFVVLLGPSGCGKTTTLRMISGLEAVTGGTILLDDENVTWHHPSDRDMAFVFQLYGLYPHMTARENIAFPLKAERLPRDEIEKRVSEVVDLLHIEHLLRMKPGKLSGGDQQRVALARALVRRPAAFLMDEPLGALDADFRESMRAEIKQLHIDQNATTVYVTHDQIEAMAMGDRIVVMSDAEIQQVGTPAEVYFDPSSLFVARFIGSPGMNLVTGHFAEGVVDLGNHNRFSVPAGWHRDLVRELGGEGNVILGFRPEAAIISDDGSLVGDVYASDLMGAFTMLHVNMNEEDIVHLRSDRSRLFPTGTTVRYDVDPGMVRFFNPDTEEAIVRR
- a CDS encoding sugar phosphate isomerase/epimerase, whose protein sequence is MRFGVNTWVWTSPLTTAELERLAPHVAGMGFDWIEAPLETVGDLDYVRGAEIIRENGLGVSTCAAMGPDRDLIHPDPAVRDNGMNYVRACIEATQVLGATNLVGPLYSAVGRTWEMTAGERARDTDLLVENLKSLAAYAADHGVVLCLEPLNRFETSFINLADQAIAVVDRVDSPACQILLDTFHMNIEEKSPGDAIRATGTRLKHLHACGNDRGSPGSGNIDWVDIAQALEEIDFEGPVVIESFTAKVKSIARAAAIWRSLAPTQDALAQDGLVFLKELFS
- a CDS encoding Gfo/Idh/MocA family oxidoreductase, yielding MSEDTGFTTMAGPAAEGEAPEIGVGMLGYAFMGKAHTNAYKTIPYMMYPPPAIPRLVAISGRNEVAVAQAARRYGYEKYYTDWRDMIEDPDVQMLDNGGPNNLHAGPAALAAQYGKHVLCEKPLARTADEARAMLDAVEKAGVKHMTAFNYRFVPAIRLIRNLIDQGKLGRIYHFRAVYLQEWIMPHYGTPKIWRLNKEVAGSGALGDLGAHIIDLAHYLVGGISSIAGMTTTFIKERDKEEGGTGVVDVDDAFAAAMEFENGALGTLECSRFAAGRKNYNSFEINGEKGSVRFNMERLNELEVFWVGEEPKETQGFHVINVSEGYHPWWGNWWPQGHIIGWEHTFVHEITHFLDAIVNDKDVGPHGATFEDGYRCNVVCDAIAESQETRRHIDIKY
- a CDS encoding carbohydrate ABC transporter permease; this translates as MLIPIFVMMMTAFKTRAEVVSVPPKVFFEPSLEGFVFLLTERAVVPPNRIEEFERAAAEGNLTMFEQVAFDSGQEITGPSDYIRRLMNSVIIAGLSTLISVVLGFFAAYAFSRFTIPGENDILFFILSTRMLPAVVVTIPLFLMYRQLGLHDTHIGMILLYTVFNLSFSVWLLKGFIDEIPREYEEAALVDGYTRMQTVFKIVLPQAMTGIAATTVFCLIFAWNEYAFALMLTSNTARTAPPSIATMLGRGGIEWSAIAAGSLGFLIPVVIVVFLLRDYLVRGVTFGAVRK
- a CDS encoding sugar phosphate isomerase/epimerase family protein encodes the protein MGRPVTLFTGQWADLTFDTICEKAKSFGYDGVEIACWGDHFEVDKALEDDAYLQSRRDILDKHGLQCFAISNHLAGQAVCDRIDERHESILPPRIWGDGSQDGVRSRAAEEMKNTARAAAKFGVDVVPGFTGSPIWHMVYSFPPNPPDFLEKGLTLFAELWTPILDVFKEQGVKFALEVHPTEIAFDIASAESAIEALDGHSAFGFNYDPSHFGYQGVDYVGFIRKFASRVFHVHMKDVYWSSGPMEAGVFGGHLNFGDPRRFWDFRSVGRGSIVFEDVIRALNDIGYDGPLSVEWEDARMDREHGATESAAFVRNLDFEPAAVAFDAAFASDSESDLISPQEYVERR
- a CDS encoding ABC transporter ATP-binding protein, with the protein product MTNVKLQNMVKTFSRVTALNDVSFDVRDGEFFVLLGPTGAGKTTTLRVIAGLEDLDSGDIFFDGESIAGYTPADRDVAFVFQQYSLYPTMTVYDNLAFPLKAPVRKFSKQEIYQRVTDVAEMLRISHLLDRKTAKLSGGEMQRVSIGRAIVRQPRIFLMDEPLSNLDAKLREALRVELQHLQKTQNSTTLFVTHDQIEALTMADRIGVLNLGELVQVGSPEDIYDRPATTFVAQLVGTPRINLVSATRSNGRLQVKDSDLDLAVPPLDLPQEFLLGVRPEDVKIAPAAKFTGEIVLSEPLGVETILHIRTGEMTILSLIPGITDARIGDQVRFDFARERLHFFDEEGKRIQ
- a CDS encoding sugar ABC transporter permease — its product is MSVAQTQTGTPQVQQERRRRGLSDRAIISLFIWPTLILLIAWNVFPLFYSLFLSFTDYSAISRQAPTWVGVQNYIDILSSDRLWGYFSTTGRYTVVAVGFETILGFTLAMLIKEKFRGSGLITTLILIPMMLSPVVVGLFWKLMYNPTFGYFNYLLGFTDPTRAPDMLAGRFANQPVPDLALWSVVLVDIWMWTPFLMLLSLSGLKAIPEYLYEAAVIDRASSWFQFWRITLPQVMPLLLIGVLFRTIDALKSFDLVMGMTSGGPGDQTELIAVNLYRQAFLGQFRTGDASALAYIILIIIISVSNLLIRAINQGNTEG
- a CDS encoding extracellular solute-binding protein, which translates into the protein MRKHLLPLSLIMILAMLFSACVPAAPAQPVAEAPAEEAPAVEEGPAVDELNILWAQWDPADYLQQTADLYEEETGIKVNVVQEPWPSFYDLFAAEVAAGGDTWDMVVGDSQWIGQMTSEGHYMDLTDFLNETGLADSVVPATLTYYGEYPAGSGSYWAYPTEGDADGWGYRKDLFEDPDEMAAFEAEYGYPLDVPETYEQFMDIAKFFTRPSEGLYGVGIYTKKAYDAITMGVENTMFPWGADWKDENNNVLGVVNSPEAVAALEYYKELYDCCQGPGLSDAFFTEVNDAMINGSIAMAMNYFAFFPALVNSGTNPDYYDKIGFFANPKGPDGHGGAALGGQGLSVVSHVSPERQQAALDFIEWFGQDDIQAKWAEFGGYTTNSKVFESEEFLNATPYNRAFADTMTFVKDFWNIPIFGQLLEITQREFGKYIIEGEGTAQEAMDTIAEEHDKILRDAGYITE